CGCGGTCGGCTGAGGTTTCGCCTTATTCCTCGTCCGCCGGGTGCCAGAGGTTACGGCGCACGAGCTCCGCTTCGGCCGCCTGCAAGCCCGCCCGGAACTGGTCCCAGAGCTCAGGTGGCACGGTGACGCCTTTCTTGGTGGGCTTCAGTTGCCCATCGGCATCGGTGAAGTAAAGGCGGATGTCCACGTAAGTTCGCCCTTTAAACGTGGACACCGAGATCTGCATGGTTTCCTCGGGGTTTCGTGGAAAGCTTGCCATGACCTTTTGTTCATCCGGCACTTCCAGCCCTCCTCCTCCCGCAGTGTACCAACCTTCGGCAGGGGCCAGTATGCTAGTGGTGGAGGGCTGAGAGATGGCCAAGGAAGGCAGGGTGGTTCTCCCCCAGGAGGTGGAGGCAAAACCGGTAGCCCGGGCACGGGGGGCATCCATGGCCGTGGTTTTGGGGCCGGAAATTGGCGTCCCCAACTTTATCACCCGCAGGTTTTTCCTGGCTCCCGGGGGGCGCATCCCCGAACACCGGCATCCCGACCTGGAGCACGAACAGGTGGTCATCCGCGGGCACATGACCATTGCTCTGGACGGTGAGGAGCACGTGGTGGGTCCAGGGGCCGCCGTTTTCATTCCCGCAGGGTGTGCCCACTGGTACGAAAACCGCGGGCAGGAGCCGGTGGAGTTCCTGTGCGTGGTTCCCAAGACCGAAAGCTACACCACCGAGTGGCTGGAGGAGCCACCGCCCGGCGCCTACCTGCCGTAGCTTTGAAGGGAAGCGGTTTAGAATGCCCGCGGGAGGGGGCATGGAGCTTTTCTTCACCAACACCGCGGCTCGCACCGCAGAGCGCTTTACCCCACTGCAACCGGGAGAGGTGCGCATGTACACCTGCGGGCCTACGGTTTACAACTACGTGCACATCGGCAACCTCCGAACCTTCTTGTTCGAGGATGTGCTGCGGCGGACGCTCAAGGTGGCCGGCTTCCAGGTCCGGCAGGTGATGAACCTCACGGACATTGACGACAAAACCATCCGCGGTGCCAACGCCGAGGGGGTAAGCCTGCGGGCCTACACCGACCGCTACATTGCCGCGTTTTTCGAGGACATTGATACCTTGCGCTGCGAGCGGGTGGAGTACTACCCGCGGGCCACCGACTTCATCCCGCAAATGGTGGAGCTCATTGCCCGGCTTAAAGAAAAGGGCTACACCTACGAGCTGGAAGGCTCCACTTACTTTCGCATCGCCGCTTTTCCCGACTACGGCAAGCTTTCGGGGGTGGACCCCTCGCAAATCAAGCCCGGGGCCCGGGTGGACGCCGATGAGTACGAAAAGGAAGACGTGCGGGACTTCGTGCTGTGGAAGGCGGCCCGTCCTGGGGAGCCCTACTGGGACACTCCCTTTGGGCCGGGAAGACCAGGTTGGCATTTGGAGTGCTCCACCATGGCCATTGCCCTTTTGGGCGAGAGCATTGACATCCACGCCGGCGGGGTGGACCTCATCTTCCCGCACCACGAAAACGAAATCGCCCAGTCGGAAGCAGCCACAGGCAAGCCTTTCGTCAAGTACTGGCTGCACTCCGAGCACCTGGTGGTGGAAGGGCAAAAGATGGCCAAGTCCGCCGGGAACTTTTTCACGCTGCGGGACCTTCTGGAGCGGGGGCACGACCCCCTGGCCATCCGTTACCTGCTGATTTCCGTGCCGTACCGGCAAAAGCTCAACTTCACCTTTGATGCCCTGCACGCTGCGGAAGCGGCGGTGAGCCGCATTGGCAACACCCTCCGGCGCTTGCACTATGCGCCAGCAGCCGGCGGCGAAGGCGATTTGCCGGTTTCCGCCGCTTCAGAGTTTGTGGCGGAGTTTGAAAAGGCCCTGGGCGACGACCTCAACACCGCCCGCGCCCTGGCGGCCCTGCACACCTTTCTCACCAAGGTGAACCAGGCTCTGGATGCCGGCGGCCTTTCCGCCGAAGCCATGAGCGCCACCAAAGCCGCACTGCGCCTGGCCAACGGGGTTTTGGGCGTGTTTCCCGAGGTGACCACCGAGGAAACCGATGCGGAGGTGGAAGCGCTCATTCAAAAACGTGCGGAAGCCAGGGCTCGTCGGGACTTTGCCACCGCCGACGCCATTCGCAAGCAGCTGGCCGACCGCGGCATCATCCTTGAAGACACGCCTTCCGGCACGCTCTGGCGGCGAGTGGGGAAGAGCTAATGCCCGCTGACGTTTTGGAGGAGCTGCTGCTGTTGTGCCGCGCCGCCGCGGAAGCCGGCGAAGATTGGCGCCGCCGGCTGGAGCGGGAGTGGCTGCCGCAGGTATTAGCCACGCAGAGAGACCAGTTGGCCCACGCGATTGCCAGTTGGTCTGGGCGTGGGGTGTCCGATGACGAAGCCATGAAGGCTGCTGCGCTAACTTTAATTGCTGAAGCTATGGAGGATGCCCGCTACATGTAAGTTGCTCGACCTGCGGGCTTGGTTTGGCCGTGTGGCGTCAGCATAAGCGGCATACGTCACGGTGGAAAAGCTACCTTTGGCAAGGCTCATTTAATCCTTTCGCTGCAAAGAAGGCCAAGAAGCACGTCTGACGAGCCTATTCAGGCCCCGGCCAAACATTCTCGCGTTTTTCGCTCCCGGGGCACGTAGTATGCCCCATGCCTCCCTAACGTAGGCGGCGAAGGGAGGGAACCATGATGAGAAAAACACGTTTTGGGCTTTTGTTGGTTGGTGTGGTGGTCCTGATAGCTTGTGCCAGCATCATTCACGGCACCCGCCAAAGCGTGGGCATAACCAGTATCCCATCAGCAGCTACGGTCTACGACAACGGCCAGCTCTTGGGCAAAACCCCAATGGTTGCGGAGCTTTCTCGCAAGACCGATCACCGCATTCGCATTGAGCTGGAGGGCTATCAACCCTACGAAATGGTCCTCACCCGTCACATTTCGGGATGGCTCTTCGGCAACCTGCTCTTCGGCGGAATCATCGGCATCATTATTGATGCAGCCGATGGAGCCATTTACAACCTCAAGCCGGAAGCGGTATCCGCCAACCTTGTGAAGGTAGGCGAGGATCCATCGCAGAAAACGGGTCTGGTCATTTCGGTGGTGCTAGGGGCTCCCGAGCATGGCGAACGGATTGGTCAACTCACCCCGTTGCCGGAAGGCAGTGCTGCGAGCGACCGTCGGTAGAAGCGGTTTTGGGGCAGCCTGCTTGGCTCAATGGCGAACCTTTTTAGGAAACCCGTGCGAATGAGACCACAGGACCCTGGTTGATACTCGGTGAGCTCCGGCAAACTTGGGCAGGGGCGTAAGGGCCCCTGCTTTTTTCTTTGGCGAAGCAGGCTTTCGGAAGCTCTGGACCTTGCGATGGCTCGTCAGGTCCGTTGCAGTGGTATCCTCTAGCCTCTGACGGAGGTGCCGGGTGGCGCGTATTTTTTACATCACCACGCCGATTTACTACGTGAACGATTTGCCGCACATTGGGCACATGTACACCACGGTGGTGGCCGACGTGCTGGCCCGCTTCAAGCGCATGCGGGGTTTTGAGGTTTTCTTCCTCACCGGCACCGATGAACACGGACAAAAGATCGAGCGCGCCGCCCGCGAGCAGGGAATTCCGCCGCAGGCGCTGGCCGATCAGGTGGTGGGGCGTTACCACGAGCTGTGGCGGGAGCTGGCCATTACCCACGATGACTTCATCCGCACCACCCAGGAGCGGCATAAAGCTGGCGTGCGGGAGCTTATCCGCCGCATGAGCGAAGCCGGCGACATTTACAAGGCCAGCTACGAAGGCTGGTACTGCTCGGGTTGCGAGTCCTTTTACCCCGAAACCCAGCTGAAAGACGGCCGTTGTCCTGACTTTGGGCATCCTGTGGAGCGTCTCGCCGAGGAGTCTTACTTTTTCCGGCTTTCCGCCTACCAGGAAAAGCTTTTGGCCTTTTACCGGGAAAACCCTGACTTCGTGCGCCCCGCTTCGCGCTTCAACGAGGTGGTGCGCTTTGTGGAGGGAGGCCTCAAGGACCTTTCCATTTCCCGGGCTTCCCTGCGCTGGGGCATTCCCTG
This Thermoanaerobaculum aquaticum DNA region includes the following protein-coding sequences:
- a CDS encoding transcriptional coactivator p15/PC4 family protein, which produces MPDEQKVMASFPRNPEETMQISVSTFKGRTYVDIRLYFTDADGQLKPTKKGVTVPPELWDQFRAGLQAAEAELVRRNLWHPADEE
- a CDS encoding cupin domain-containing protein — its product is MAKEGRVVLPQEVEAKPVARARGASMAVVLGPEIGVPNFITRRFFLAPGGRIPEHRHPDLEHEQVVIRGHMTIALDGEEHVVGPGAAVFIPAGCAHWYENRGQEPVEFLCVVPKTESYTTEWLEEPPPGAYLP
- the cysS gene encoding cysteine--tRNA ligase, whose product is MELFFTNTAARTAERFTPLQPGEVRMYTCGPTVYNYVHIGNLRTFLFEDVLRRTLKVAGFQVRQVMNLTDIDDKTIRGANAEGVSLRAYTDRYIAAFFEDIDTLRCERVEYYPRATDFIPQMVELIARLKEKGYTYELEGSTYFRIAAFPDYGKLSGVDPSQIKPGARVDADEYEKEDVRDFVLWKAARPGEPYWDTPFGPGRPGWHLECSTMAIALLGESIDIHAGGVDLIFPHHENEIAQSEAATGKPFVKYWLHSEHLVVEGQKMAKSAGNFFTLRDLLERGHDPLAIRYLLISVPYRQKLNFTFDALHAAEAAVSRIGNTLRRLHYAPAAGGEGDLPVSAASEFVAEFEKALGDDLNTARALAALHTFLTKVNQALDAGGLSAEAMSATKAALRLANGVLGVFPEVTTEETDAEVEALIQKRAEARARRDFATADAIRKQLADRGIILEDTPSGTLWRRVGKS
- a CDS encoding PEGA domain-containing protein — encoded protein: MMRKTRFGLLLVGVVVLIACASIIHGTRQSVGITSIPSAATVYDNGQLLGKTPMVAELSRKTDHRIRIELEGYQPYEMVLTRHISGWLFGNLLFGGIIGIIIDAADGAIYNLKPEAVSANLVKVGEDPSQKTGLVISVVLGAPEHGERIGQLTPLPEGSAASDRR